tgacaaaatccagctaatttctacagagaacctcctcctgagctctgataccacttgtaggatcgtgtgctgacccgaacgagtcgttcagaggctttctccttggtttcaggtgtggaataacaagaaactaaggtagaaacagcaggcaaatcacttttaactacttgtttattgatttcaaacgtttacagctcaaatctcgtaCCGGCAGAACCTCAGCACGATTTCTACGCAATGTTACAACTGAGATCGCCTTTGGGATATATATAGGgctttgggaccgcttattggacaggcccaataagcggcccaacatgacacataagcggcccaCATTGATGTCATATCAGCGGTCCATAATGtttgccgttcgagcggtccagccCACTACATGACCAAAAGAGCGATCCACCTTTCTAATTTTGACTCTAAAAGCGGTCCAatcatctaaaacctatacatttcactatttctcgtatttcgagcccagatctaacgttctaagacaatgactcgatacaagacgtaatcagcagatgtagtgcaccaacagactccccctcagatgttgatggagtcgactatcgagtcacaacaatgctgtcttcagttcttcagtcttgatcagtcttcgggcttctctctctttatcaatctatcattctaagacacgaacgaagaagtagtcgacagacaactgcactaacacatcccatccttcttctttacaaataggacaagTGCTCCCCAAGGTGACACACTCGGGCGTATGAAGCCCATGTCAAGTAGATCTTGTAACTGTGTCATTAACTCTCGCATCTCAGTGGGGCCAATCTATACGGTGTTTTCGCTACCGGTTTTGCATCCGGATTTAATTTGATGCGAAACTCTATTTCTCGTTCGGGAGGGAGTCCCGGCAATTCCTCCGGAAATACGTCCGGAAATTCATTCACGACCTCAACATCTTCAAGTTTCGGGAGACTTTGTTGAGCATCTACCATGTAAGCTAGGTATGCCCTACTCTCATTAAGTACATACTTAACGGCTTGAACTATGCTACAGAGTTTCGTTTCCACATTTCTCTCGCCTTGTATACTCATTCGCTTTCCACTTGGAGATTGAACAAGCACTGTTTTAGTTTTACAATTTATTTCCGCATGGTGTCGGGCcatccaatccatacccactatcaTTTTAAATTCCCCTAAAATCATAGGTATGAGGTCGATATCAAATTCTTCATCCTCTATAGTGAACTTGCAATTCCTACAAATCTCGTGTAGCAAATAGTTCTTACTATCGGCTATTTCTACCTCTAAGGGTTCCGACATTCGTTCAATCTTAAACGAAGGGTGATTTACTATTTCACTTGAAACAAACGACATGGTAGCTCCGGTATCGAACAATACATAAATTGGCATAGAGTTTAATAAAAAGATACCTGAAACTACATTTGGATGAACCTTAGCTTCTTCGGATGTGATTTGGAACATCCATCCTTTTGCCTTAGAGCTATTCTCATTCTTCCCTTCTTTCTTCGATCCTTGCTGAAGTTTAGGACACTCCGACTTAAcatgccctttttgtaaacaatTGAAACAAGTCTTCGGGTTATTAGCGCACTTGTAGGATGTATGCCCTTCTTCACCGCATTTGTAGCACCCCTTCTTACCCAAAAGGCATTCCCTAGTATGAAGTTTTCCACATGTCTTGCACGGAGAAATACTACCCTTGGACTTATCCTTCTTTCCGTGGTCTTGAAACTTCGCCTTCTTGGACGGACTTGAACTTGCCCCCTTTTCGTTGGATCTCTTTTCACCTCGTTCCTCTTGCCTTTTTATCTCAAGTTCTCTATCCCGAGCACAATTAATGAGTTCATCCAGAGTTTCATATTTTGAGGGAGTGATAAATTCCCTAAATTCTGCCCTTAGCACACCGTAGTAACGATTGATCTTCATTCTTTCCGTCTTCACAAAGTCTccacagaacttcatcttatcTAAAAAGGTGTTGGTTATTTCATTAATTGTCTCGTTCTTCTGTCGGAGGCATAAGAAATCCTCCTGAATTTTATTAATTGCTGACTGAGGACAGTGATATCTCATGAAGGGTTCCTTAAATTCTTGCCAagtcatcatttgaagtttgtccTCACCTACTTCCTTGCTATacgcatcccaccaatctttcgcctGAAAGGTGAGTTGACCAGTAGcgaacatcacttgatcctccttATCACACCGGCTTCGTATAAATACCGCCTCTATGTTTGAAATCCATCTTTGGCATGCAATCGGATCGATTTTGCCATCATACGTTGCAGGATTGCAAGACATGAAATCCTTGTATGTGCACCTCCGTTCCTTGCTCTTACTTTTAGACCCTTCAATCAATTCTTTCAATTCTTCAATTTTGCTAGTCATCATTGTATCTACAACTCCTAACACCCGACTTTCCACTTCTTGAGCTAGTTGTGGAAGGTTGGCTTGTATAACCCCTTCCGTCACTTCAGTGACCTTACTGTTAAATTCTTCTTGGCAGGCCGTATCATCATCGTTAACGTTCCCTGTATCCGCCATCTACAAAATGACGTTTACGTTCATCATTAATCACAAGCTTTCAATATAACACA
The Helianthus annuus cultivar XRQ/B chromosome 6, HanXRQr2.0-SUNRISE, whole genome shotgun sequence genome window above contains:
- the LOC110944700 gene encoding uncharacterized protein LOC110944700 translates to MADTGNVNDDDTACQEEFNSKVTEVTEGVIQANLPQLAQEVESRVLGVVDTMMTSKIEELKELIEGSKSKSKERRCTYKDFMSCNPATYDGKIDPIACQRWISNIEAVFIRSRCDKEDQVMFATGQLTFQAKDWWDAYSKEVGEDKLQMMTWQEFKEPFMRYHCPQSAINKIQEDFLCLRQKNETINEITNTFLDKMKFCGDFVKTERMKINRYYGVLRAEFREFITPSKYETLDELINCARDRELEIKRQEERGEKRSNEKGASSSPSKKAKFQDHGKKDKSKGSISPCKTCGKLHTRECLLGKKGCYKCGEEGHTSYKCANNPKTCFNCLQKGHVKSECPKLQQGSKKEGKNENSSKAKGWMFQITSEEAKVHPNVVSGIFLLNSMPIYVLFDTGATMSFVSSEIVNHPSFKIERMSEPLEVEIADSKNYLLHEICRNCKFTIEDEEFDIDLIPMILGEFKMIVGMDWMARHHAEINCKTKTVLVQSPSGKRMSIQGERNVETKLCSIVQAVKYVLNESRAYLAYMVDAQQSLPKLEDVEVVNEFPDVFPEELPGLPPEREIEFRIKLNPDAKPVAKTPYRLAPLRCES